The Deltaproteobacteria bacterium DNA window GTAGTCGATCTTGTCGGTCGACGTGTGCGGCAGCGCGTCGCGAAAGGCGAAGACGTCGGGAACCATGTAGGCCGGCAGCTGCTGCGCGCAAAACTGCTTGAGTGAGATGATCGTCGGCTTGGCCCCGCTGCGCGGCACCACGTGAGCGACGATCTTGATGCCGGCGTTGGCGTCGGCCTGCGCCGTGGTGGCGACCTCGCGGATTTCGGGGTGGCGGTAGAGCGCGCTTTCGATCTCGCCCAGCTCGACGCGGTAGCCGCGCCGCTTCACCATGCGGTCGCGCCGTCCGAGGTAGAGCAAGCTGCCGTCATTGTCTTCACGGACGACGTCGCCGGTGTTGTACCAGCGCCGTCCGGCACGCTCGATCAACACCGCCCGGGTCTGCTCGGGGCGATTCCAGTAACCTTGAAACACCGCCGGCCCCGCCACGTACAGCAGTCCCTCCTCGCCCGGCTGCACCGGCGCCAGCGCGTCGTTCAGAACCACGGTGTCACAATGAGTGCACGGAAGCCCAATCGGGTAGGGCGTGGTGCGATCGGGCGGGATGGCGGGCGGAATGCGCCAGAAGGTGCATACGTTGGTTTCCGTCGGCCCGTAGAGGTTGAAGTACGCCGGCCGCGGCCACAGCTCGAGCAGCCGGCGCAGGTGCTTGACCGGAAAGACCTCGCCGGCAAACAACACCAGCCGCAGCGCGCTGAAGTCGAGACGATTAAGTCCGCCGAATTCCACCAGCATCGCCAGCACCGATGGGGTGGCGTAACAGATGGTCAGTCGCTGCTCGGCAACGAAGCGGGCGAGCTGCTGCGGGCTCTTGCTCACCTCCTCCGAGATCAGAAACACCGTCGCGCCATGCTTGATGGCGACGAACAGATCGAAGACCGAGAGGTCGAAATGGAACGGCGCATGGCTGCTGAAGCGGTCATTGCCGTCGGGCGTGAAGGTGTCCGAGCACCACTCGATGAAGCTGATGGCGTTGGCGTGCGACAGCATCACGCCTTTGGGTACGCCCGTCGATC harbors:
- a CDS encoding amino acid adenylation domain-containing protein, with translation MDKTVTHLAEYLERSAARAPDRPAVVNPGGSAISYGELNERAEHLAARLRAGGVVPGDRVGILLPKSIDSVVAIFAILKADAAYVPVDATAPRERIHTILHDCQVRSVVSNNAGADLFAADPEPRLQMLLLGEHSLSPERAGDPPYARRSEGLAYILYTSGSTGVPKGVMLSHANAISFIEWCSDTFTPDGNDRFSSHAPFHFDLSVFDLFVAIKHGATVFLISEEVSKSPQQLARFVAEQRLTICYATPSVLAMLVEFGGLNRLDFSALRLVLFAGEVFPVKHLRRLLELWPRPAYFNLYGPTETNVCTFWRIPPAIPPDRTTPYPIGLPCTHCDTVVLNDALAPVQPGEEGLLYVAGPAVFQGYWNRPEQTRAVLIERAGRRWYNTGDVVREDNDGSLLYLGRRDRMVKRRGYRVELGEIESALYRHPEIREVATTAQADANAGIKIVAHVVPRSGAKPTIISLKQFCAQQLPAYMVPDVFAFRDALPHTSTDKIDYQTLARALGAPGA